GGATATTCCAAAAATGTCCATGTTCCATGCAGATGTTCAAAAAATGTCCATGTCCTGATTCCTGGAAACTTGAATTATGTTTCATAGTAAAATGAACTTTTTCATATGTAATTAAggttaaaatagggagattaatCCCGTATTACCTGGGTGGGCCCAATCTAATCACATGGTCACTTAAAATCAGAGAACTTTCTCCACTGAAATCAGAGACATGGGTGGGTCATGGAGGTTCATAATGTATGAAGGACTTGGCCCAGGGTTGTTGGCTCAAAGATGGTGGACCTCAGTCCTATAGCCATAAGGAACTGAACTCTGAATTAGCTTGAAAGTGGATTCTTCTCCTTCAGCAAGGAAGGCAGCCCTTGCTTTCAACCTTATGAAATGCCAAATAGAGAATCCAGTCATGCTTTGCTGGACTTCTGATCTACAAAAAACTGTGAGATAATGGGTAGGTGTTGTGTTAAGCTGCTGAATGTAACTTGTTATAGAGCAATGGAAAAGCACTACAACAACTTCTCTGTCATTATTCACAAATATCTGTAGCCCATTGCACTTTCAAAAACATCTAGTTGTCCATCCCCCCACAACATATAcagtttcctcttcttcctcattgtAAAACTACTGATGTTTATCTGAGCATAGCTGCCTGGGATAAAGACTCTACTTCCTAGCCTCTCTCTCTGGTCTGGTGTGGCAGGTGTGACTAAACTGTAGCTAATGGCACGCAACCGGAATGTGGGGTGCATCTTTCAGAAGGCTTCTGTAAAGCGAGCTGGTggccctttcttccttcctccttcctggcgGGCTGTAAGGCTGATGTAATGGTTGGAGTGCAGGGAGCCAGGTTGGGCCATGAGATGGCATGCAAAAGATGGTAGAATGGCAAGAAGGGAAACTCAGCTGTGATGATCATAAAACTGCAGTCCGGCCCTACACTCTTCATGTGTGCATTCTTCCATGGGAGACAGAAATAATCTTTCTTGGGTAAGCCGTTATTATTTTGGGTTTACTGTTACTACAGTCTCATTGTAATTAGTATTGCAATATGGAGGCTCCCTTTCCCAAGAAATGAAGGATCAAGTTTGAGCTGTGGGCAGTTATCTTTTTAGACGTTGACTAATTTATCATCTAGCAACACACTATTGGACTCCCTTTCGTCCTAGTTGTAATATATGACCAGATGGTGCCAATCAGCCTTCTTCATTCTTGACACAGTTCCAACCTTCTCTGGAATTACTCAGCGCTCCAGGTGTCCACCCCTCCCTATTTATACAAATAAGGAGGAATGAGTGTACCTTATGAGGAGATAAATTACCTACTATCTTCATACTCTCCTACTTATCAGAATTAACTACAAATATGCcattatatttgttcttttccaCTTGGTATATTAATCatctttttgcccattttatagtgactttttcctctttgaatgtcACTCCAGAgtcatggattttaaaaattcaccttgTGCTGAttacttatattctttttttttttttaaaatttttaaagaagattttatttatttgtttgagagtgagagtgagagagagcacaagtggggctaggggcagagggctaggaagagggagaagcagactcccaaccaagtgaggagcctgatcccaggaacctgaggtcactacctgagcccaagggaggtgcttaattgattgagccacccaggtgcccctatttttttccttttggtgatCAAATTGTCAGAGCATGTCAGGCGGGAGCATTTTAAGATGGATTCCTTTGCCTTTCAGCTCTACCTTATACAGTTTAACAAGTATCCTTGCTTTTTGTCATTAACAACATGTTCCTGGAACATGTTCCAGGCCTAGAGTTATTTAAGACATGGAACTATTTATTCTCCAAGGAACACTGagttctatttatttactaaagattttttatttttatttatttatttatttattttttaaagattttatttatttatttgtcagagagagagagagcgtgcgcgtgcacaagcaggcagagaggcaggcagaggcagagagagaagcaggctccctgccgagcaaggagcctgatgtgggactcgatcccaaaaccctgggttcatgacctgagctgaaggcagcagcttagcccactgagccacccaggcatcccaagattttttatttttaagtaatctctacacctaatgtggggcttgaacctacaaccctgagatcaagggtcacatgtttcattgactgagccagccaggtgccctgtcccCTGAgttatttatctaattaaattaattaaataaataaacaattaatttttaaagattttatttatttatttgagagagagagagagagtgccagcACAAGTGGgtgaatgggcagagggagaagcagactccctgctaagcagggagcctaaggtggggctcgatctctggaccctggaatcatgacctgagcagaaggcagccacttaattaaccagctgagctacccaggtgcccctcccctgtggTTATTTTAAAGGTGAATAATATTTGAGGCAAAGATCCAAGGTTAAGAATGTGTATCAGATTTTTCCTGATGTTGTTTCTAGGCTACATTCATGACATTTGAATaagttatttcttttgaaaaccgCAAATTCACATCAGTATTTCCTATTTAAGTCAAGCATTGCCaacatccttttttatttaacttgaatATACATTCTTACATTTATCTTCTCAACCACATACCTGTTTGTAGCCTGTAACCCCTGATCCAAATTGTAATGGCATCTTGTCTCTTCAGGGATCCTGCAGTTTCTCACTGACCATCATTCTCTAGTTGCTTTATGGATAGGTTCATCCATGCTGGGAGAATGGGATAGCACGGTAAGACAGAGAGATTTCGTAATATCCGCAGGAGAGTGGTTGAAGGGATAAATCATAGCATCCAAGACAAGAGGAAGTTTAAGAAAGGAGGACAAGAGAGCACAaatcaggagaaagaagagaggccGAGGGATCGTCTGGAACAGCTACAGGAAGGTCGCTGAGACAGCCAGGAGGTGACGGTCAGAGTGTAGAGTGCTTGAAGTTCAGATGGCAAAGGTAGAGCCGTTCTAGGAGGTGGCCTTGTCATTGGCACATTCCATGCCTGGAGATCTACACTTGCTCACATGTGACTTTCTACCCCTACCTCCAGCCGTCTAAGGAAGTTCAGTACACCGACTCTTGGCTAGAGCGAACACATACACTCCATGTTttggatggggaggggagggccagagtcCATCCGGGACCTGGCCCAGATGGATACCCAGGTTCACTGCCTGCTGGCTGCCCCCATGTAAATGAAACACATATATCCTTTTCAAGCTGGGCACATGCCCTTCCTGCCCCACCAGCCATAGGTTCCAGGCCACGCTATGGTCCTCCCCACACTTCTGCTGGTGGCCAAGCCTCCTGCCCTAGCCCACATGGTGCTGGCTCAGCTTCTGATTGTGCTGGCCAAGATCCGTGATGCTGGCACACCTCATAGGAAGAAGCCTGCAGGGTACACTGAGGCTGGTCCATCTGGGCCGCAGTGGGGGCCTGTCAGGCTCACCTGGGCCACCTGTCCCTAATAGCACTGAGTGGAAAGCTGGGGGTGGAGGAACAGGACGATCAGAGTCTGCAAAGCAGCACAGGTCTCCCTACCTGGCAAACCTTGTGGGTACAAAGCGCTGCAGTGGgagactgggggtgggaggagaggtcCGAGGGGCCAGATCCTCAGACACCGCAGCTCCACTCTTCACTCTTCACCTTGGGCGTTAGGCACAGGGTCCCATGCAAGAAAGTAGaatacaggcagacagagggagtcCTTCTCCTACCCCCAAAGAAGCTGCTTCTGGGGcaagagagggcagagggcagaaggcAGGGGTTAGAGTCCGATCCTTGAAAGGCTTGAACCTCTAGAGTGGGAAAATGAGGAAGCCAGAGAAGCTTGAATATTTCCAGCCACCCAGAAGGTTCCCCCGGCGCAGGCGTAGGGACACCCGGTCCCCCGGGTCCAGGGGCAGTAACACAGAGCTGGTGGCTGCCTCTCGAGTCACATCAGGGTCGTTGGCAAAGGCTGAGATGACAGGCCATGTGTTCAGCATCAGGCTTACCTGGGGAGGTGAGCCCAGTTAGAATTTCTCCCCAGCCCTTGTCCCAAGACCTCCACTTTCCCAAGGGCTTCTTCTTTTCTCCAGCCCCCAAGGGACTCAGTAATCTTGGGAACTTGGAGCTCAGTGCGCTCTTGTGGGAGGGCTGAGAGGTGGCCAGTGTTGGCCCCTACCTCCTCTACACTCTCTGCTGGCTGCTATTTTGCTTCCTTgctcctgccacccccccccccccacacacacaggtCAATGGAGGGTCTACCTAGGAGTCACAGCTGGACTCCACTtattccctttccctcccctcccctcctgagCCACGACAGGGCCCTAGCACACAGGTCACCTGGACAGTTTGGCGGTTGTACACCTTCACCACATGGAATCGGAAGCTATAGACACCACGGACAGGGGCCACAAAGGAGCCTGAGGCCCGGTCAAAGCCACCACCCTCATTTACCAGGACCTGTGGGAAGCAGACTCTATTGAGTGGGGATCACAGAAACTACTGGGTTGTGGGGAGGGGTAGTTAGTTAGGAAAAGA
This Mustela nigripes isolate SB6536 chromosome 13, MUSNIG.SB6536, whole genome shotgun sequence DNA region includes the following protein-coding sequences:
- the CBLN3 gene encoding cerebellin-3 isoform X1, whose translation is MLGAKRHWPPGLLSSPPLPLALMLLVLGCGWAQEGTEPVLLEGECLVVCEPGRAAAGGPGGAALGEAPPGRVAFAAVRSHHHEPAGEISNGTSGAIYFDQVLVNEGGGFDRASGSFVAPVRGVYSFRFHVVKVYNRQTVQVSLMLNTWPVISAFANDPDVTREAATSSVLLPLDPGDRVSLRLRRGNLLGGWKYSSFSGFLIFPL